TCCAGGATGTGGCGGCGATTTTCGGCTTCCAGTACACCATGGAGCTGTCCACCCGTCCGGAAAAATCCATCGGCAGTGACAGCGACTGGGAGCAGGCGACCAGTGCTCTGCGCAGTGCCCTTGAGGACAGCGGTCAGCCGTATGATATCAATGAGGGGGATGGAGCGTTTTACGGGCCCAAGATCGACGTCAAGCTGAAGGACGCGCTTGACAGAGAGTGGCAATGTGCTACAATCCAGTGCGATTTTACCCTGCCGGAACGTTTTGACCTGACCTATGTTGGAACTGACGGTGAGAAACATCGACCGGTTATGTTACATCGGGTCATTGTCGGCTCCATCGAACGTTTCATCGGGGTTCTGATTGAGCACTATGCCGGCAGTTTCCCTCTCTGGCTATCGCCGGTTCAGGCGATCGTCGTGAACGTGACCGATAATCAGGCCGATTATGCCCAGCATGTTTACGAACAACTGCGTGCGGCCGGGATCAGGGTTGAAGTCGATCTGCGTAATGAAAAGCTCGGATTTAAAATCCGTGAAGCGCAGGTGGCTAAAATCCCGTACATGCTCGTTATCGGTGATCGGGAAATGGCTGAAGAAACAGTCGCTCCGCGTTATCGTGACGGTAAAAATCTCGATTCGATGAAGGTTGATGAGTTCGTTGATTTTGTCAAAAGTGAAGCGGCAGCGTTCAAGTAATATAAAAAAAGACCCGTTGTGGGTCTTTTGTTGTTGATTTCCAGAACAGCTGTAATAATTCCAATCACGATACGCGAAGGAGTAGAGCCATAGCTAAAGAAGCGAATATCAACGAAGCCATCAGTGCACGGCGGGTCCGGGTGATTGATGATGAGGGTGGCCAACTTGGAATCCTTTCCATTGAGCAGGCGCTGTCCCAGGCTGCAGAGTCTGGACTTGACCTGGTGGAAGTTTCGCCTCAGGCTGATCCCCCGGTCTGTCGGATTATGGACTATGGGAAGTACAAATACCAGCAGGCCAAACGTGCTTCCGAGGCGAAGAAAAAGCAGGTCAAGGTCGAAATCAAAGAAGTCAAGATGAGGCCGAAGACTGAAGAGCATGATTTCTCTTTTAAAATCAAACATGCTCGTCGTTTTCTCGAAGAGGGGAACAAAGTCAAGCTGACCATCATGTTCCGCGGCCGTGAAAATGCCCATCCCGAGCAGGGAATGATGCAACTGGAAAAAGCTGTTGAAGCACTAAAGGATATCGGTCAGGTCGAAGCGCAGCCCAGTAAAATGGGCCGTTTCATGACAATGATGATCGGGCCGTTGAAAAAGTAGGATCATTTTTAACCGAGAAAGAAAATCGTCACAGGAGAGACCAAATGCCTAAAATCAAAACCAAC
The Pelobacter seleniigenes DSM 18267 DNA segment above includes these coding regions:
- the infC gene encoding translation initiation factor IF-3 — protein: MAKEANINEAISARRVRVIDDEGGQLGILSIEQALSQAAESGLDLVEVSPQADPPVCRIMDYGKYKYQQAKRASEAKKKQVKVEIKEVKMRPKTEEHDFSFKIKHARRFLEEGNKVKLTIMFRGRENAHPEQGMMQLEKAVEALKDIGQVEAQPSKMGRFMTMMIGPLKK